In the Salvelinus fontinalis isolate EN_2023a chromosome 34, ASM2944872v1, whole genome shotgun sequence genome, one interval contains:
- the LOC129833408 gene encoding STE20-related kinase adapter protein alpha-like isoform X3 → MGSFLPDSSAYELLTIIGRGLEDLMTVNLARYRPTGEHVAIRRIDLESCTNEMVNYLQAELHVSKLFHHSSILPYRSIFIAENELWVISPFMAYGSARDLISSHFTDGMNELAIAYILLGMLKALDYIHHMGYVHRSVKASHVLISVDGQVCMSGLRSIISLIRHGQRARVVHDFPQYSIKVLPWLSPEVLQQNLQGYDFRSDIYSLGITACELANGHVPFKDMPATQMLLEKLNGTVPCLLDTTTIPPEELTMKPSRSGADSGICEGPSTGGAHHSNGEPSSSGSHPYSRTFSPHFHAFVELCLQRDPEKRPSASALIGHSFFKQIKRRPSEALPELFRPVTPITGFESTQPQDAASGLASLESGLSHMDVDDWDF, encoded by the exons ATGGGAAGCTTCCTCCCTGACAGCAGCGCCTATGAGCTCCTGACCATCATAG GTCGAGGCCTGGAGGACTTGATGACCGTCAACCTTGCCAGATACAGACCCACAGGGGAACATGTAGCAATCCGTCGGATTGACCTGGAGTCCTGCACCAATGAAATGGTCAACTACCTGCAG gctgagCTCCATGTATCTAAGCTGTTCCACCACTCCAGCATCCTGCCCTACAGGAGCATCTTCATAGCAGAGAATGAGCTGTGGGTCATCTCTCCCTTCATGGCCTATG GGTCGGCCAGAGACCTCATCAGCAGCCACTTCACTGATGGGATGAATGAGCTGGCCATCGCCTACATCCTACTGGGCATGCTCAAAGCCCTGGACTACATCCACCACATGGGCTATGTACACCG GAGCGTGAAGGCCAGCCACGTGTTGATCTCGGTAGACGGTCAGGTGTGTATGTCTGGTCTGAGGAGCATCATCAGTCTGATCCGTCACGGCCAGCGGGCCAGAGTGGTCCATGACTTCCCCCAGTACAGCATCAAGGTGCTGCCCTGGCTCAGCCCAGAGGTGCTGCAGCAG aATCTGCAGGGATACGACTTCCGGTCAGACATCTACAGTCTTGGCATCACAGCCTGTGAGCTAGCCAATGGACATGTGCCCTTCAAAGACATGCCAGCCACACAG ATGTTGCTGGAGAAGCTGAACGGGACAGTCCCCTGTCTGTTGGacaccaccaccatccccccaGAGGAGCTGACCATGAAGCCCTCCCGCTCTGGGGCTGACTCTGGGATCTGTGAGGGCCCCAGCACCGGAGGGGCCCACCACTCTAACGGAGAGCCCTCCTCCTCGGGGAGCCACCCCTACAGTCGTACCTTCTCTCCCCACTTCCATGCTTTTGTGGAGCTGTGTCTACAGAGGGACCCAGAGAAGAG acCCTCAGCCAGTGCTCTCATTGGTCATTCCTTCTTCAAACAG ATCAAGCGTCGGCCATCGGAGGCTCTGCCTGAGCTGTTTCGGCCCGTAACGCCCATCACAGGGTTTGAGAGTACCCAGCCTCAGGATGCTGCCTCTGGACTGGCCAGCCTGGAGTCTGGCCTCAGCCACATGGATGTGGATGACTGGGACTTCTGA
- the LOC129833408 gene encoding STE20-related kinase adapter protein alpha-like isoform X2, protein MSFLAHEDSHESLTSVPRRDTMGSFLPDSSAYELLTIIGRGLEDLMTVNLARYRPTGEHVAIRRIDLESCTNEMVNYLQAELHVSKLFHHSSILPYRSIFIAENELWVISPFMAYGSARDLISSHFTDGMNELAIAYILLGMLKALDYIHHMGYVHRSVKASHVLISVDGQVCMSGLRSIISLIRHGQRARVVHDFPQYSIKVLPWLSPEVLQQNLQGYDFRSDIYSLGITACELANGHVPFKDMPATQMLLEKLNGTVPCLLDTTTIPPEELTMKPSRSGADSGICEGPSTGGAHHSNGEPSSSGSHPYSRTFSPHFHAFVELCLQRDPEKRPSASALIGHSFFKQIKRRPSEALPELFRPVTPITGFESTQPQDAASGLASLESGLSHMDVDDWDF, encoded by the exons ATGTCTTTTCTG GCCCATGAAGACAGCCACGAGAGCCTGACCTCAGTCCCACGGCGGGACACCATGGGAAGCTTCCTCCCTGACAGCAGCGCCTATGAGCTCCTGACCATCATAG GTCGAGGCCTGGAGGACTTGATGACCGTCAACCTTGCCAGATACAGACCCACAGGGGAACATGTAGCAATCCGTCGGATTGACCTGGAGTCCTGCACCAATGAAATGGTCAACTACCTGCAG gctgagCTCCATGTATCTAAGCTGTTCCACCACTCCAGCATCCTGCCCTACAGGAGCATCTTCATAGCAGAGAATGAGCTGTGGGTCATCTCTCCCTTCATGGCCTATG GGTCGGCCAGAGACCTCATCAGCAGCCACTTCACTGATGGGATGAATGAGCTGGCCATCGCCTACATCCTACTGGGCATGCTCAAAGCCCTGGACTACATCCACCACATGGGCTATGTACACCG GAGCGTGAAGGCCAGCCACGTGTTGATCTCGGTAGACGGTCAGGTGTGTATGTCTGGTCTGAGGAGCATCATCAGTCTGATCCGTCACGGCCAGCGGGCCAGAGTGGTCCATGACTTCCCCCAGTACAGCATCAAGGTGCTGCCCTGGCTCAGCCCAGAGGTGCTGCAGCAG aATCTGCAGGGATACGACTTCCGGTCAGACATCTACAGTCTTGGCATCACAGCCTGTGAGCTAGCCAATGGACATGTGCCCTTCAAAGACATGCCAGCCACACAG ATGTTGCTGGAGAAGCTGAACGGGACAGTCCCCTGTCTGTTGGacaccaccaccatccccccaGAGGAGCTGACCATGAAGCCCTCCCGCTCTGGGGCTGACTCTGGGATCTGTGAGGGCCCCAGCACCGGAGGGGCCCACCACTCTAACGGAGAGCCCTCCTCCTCGGGGAGCCACCCCTACAGTCGTACCTTCTCTCCCCACTTCCATGCTTTTGTGGAGCTGTGTCTACAGAGGGACCCAGAGAAGAG acCCTCAGCCAGTGCTCTCATTGGTCATTCCTTCTTCAAACAG ATCAAGCGTCGGCCATCGGAGGCTCTGCCTGAGCTGTTTCGGCCCGTAACGCCCATCACAGGGTTTGAGAGTACCCAGCCTCAGGATGCTGCCTCTGGACTGGCCAGCCTGGAGTCTGGCCTCAGCCACATGGATGTGGATGACTGGGACTTCTGA
- the LOC129833408 gene encoding STE20-related kinase adapter protein alpha-like isoform X1 produces the protein MSFLLWVSEKLSVESLRDLEFFGEQAQGSSHRKAHEDSHESLTSVPRRDTMGSFLPDSSAYELLTIIGRGLEDLMTVNLARYRPTGEHVAIRRIDLESCTNEMVNYLQAELHVSKLFHHSSILPYRSIFIAENELWVISPFMAYGSARDLISSHFTDGMNELAIAYILLGMLKALDYIHHMGYVHRSVKASHVLISVDGQVCMSGLRSIISLIRHGQRARVVHDFPQYSIKVLPWLSPEVLQQNLQGYDFRSDIYSLGITACELANGHVPFKDMPATQMLLEKLNGTVPCLLDTTTIPPEELTMKPSRSGADSGICEGPSTGGAHHSNGEPSSSGSHPYSRTFSPHFHAFVELCLQRDPEKRPSASALIGHSFFKQIKRRPSEALPELFRPVTPITGFESTQPQDAASGLASLESGLSHMDVDDWDF, from the exons ATGTCTTTTCTG CTTTGGGTCTCAGAAAAATTGAGTGTGGAGAGCCTGAGGGATTTAGAGTTTTTTGGAG AGCAAGCTCAGGGAAGCTCTCACAGGAAA GCCCATGAAGACAGCCACGAGAGCCTGACCTCAGTCCCACGGCGGGACACCATGGGAAGCTTCCTCCCTGACAGCAGCGCCTATGAGCTCCTGACCATCATAG GTCGAGGCCTGGAGGACTTGATGACCGTCAACCTTGCCAGATACAGACCCACAGGGGAACATGTAGCAATCCGTCGGATTGACCTGGAGTCCTGCACCAATGAAATGGTCAACTACCTGCAG gctgagCTCCATGTATCTAAGCTGTTCCACCACTCCAGCATCCTGCCCTACAGGAGCATCTTCATAGCAGAGAATGAGCTGTGGGTCATCTCTCCCTTCATGGCCTATG GGTCGGCCAGAGACCTCATCAGCAGCCACTTCACTGATGGGATGAATGAGCTGGCCATCGCCTACATCCTACTGGGCATGCTCAAAGCCCTGGACTACATCCACCACATGGGCTATGTACACCG GAGCGTGAAGGCCAGCCACGTGTTGATCTCGGTAGACGGTCAGGTGTGTATGTCTGGTCTGAGGAGCATCATCAGTCTGATCCGTCACGGCCAGCGGGCCAGAGTGGTCCATGACTTCCCCCAGTACAGCATCAAGGTGCTGCCCTGGCTCAGCCCAGAGGTGCTGCAGCAG aATCTGCAGGGATACGACTTCCGGTCAGACATCTACAGTCTTGGCATCACAGCCTGTGAGCTAGCCAATGGACATGTGCCCTTCAAAGACATGCCAGCCACACAG ATGTTGCTGGAGAAGCTGAACGGGACAGTCCCCTGTCTGTTGGacaccaccaccatccccccaGAGGAGCTGACCATGAAGCCCTCCCGCTCTGGGGCTGACTCTGGGATCTGTGAGGGCCCCAGCACCGGAGGGGCCCACCACTCTAACGGAGAGCCCTCCTCCTCGGGGAGCCACCCCTACAGTCGTACCTTCTCTCCCCACTTCCATGCTTTTGTGGAGCTGTGTCTACAGAGGGACCCAGAGAAGAG acCCTCAGCCAGTGCTCTCATTGGTCATTCCTTCTTCAAACAG ATCAAGCGTCGGCCATCGGAGGCTCTGCCTGAGCTGTTTCGGCCCGTAACGCCCATCACAGGGTTTGAGAGTACCCAGCCTCAGGATGCTGCCTCTGGACTGGCCAGCCTGGAGTCTGGCCTCAGCCACATGGATGTGGATGACTGGGACTTCTGA
- the LOC129833408 gene encoding STE20-related kinase adapter protein alpha-like isoform X4 — translation MSFLLWVSEKLSVESLRDLEFFGEQAQGSSHRKAHEDSHESLTSVPRRDTMGSFLPDSSAYELLTIIGRGLEDLMTVNLARYRPTGEHVAIRRIDLESCTNEMVNYLQAELHVSKLFHHSSILPYRSIFIAENELWVISPFMAYGSARDLISSHFTDGMNELAIAYILLGMLKALDYIHHMGYVHRSVKASHVLISVDGQVCMSGLRSIISLIRHGQRARVVHDFPQYSIKVLPWLSPEVLQQNLQGYDFRSDIYSLGITACELANGHVPFKDMPATQMLLEKLNGTVPCLLDTTTIPPEELTMKPSRSGADSGICEGPSTGGAHHSNGEPSSSGSHPYSRTFSPHFHAFVELCLQRDPEKRSSVGHRRLCLSCFGP, via the exons ATGTCTTTTCTG CTTTGGGTCTCAGAAAAATTGAGTGTGGAGAGCCTGAGGGATTTAGAGTTTTTTGGAG AGCAAGCTCAGGGAAGCTCTCACAGGAAA GCCCATGAAGACAGCCACGAGAGCCTGACCTCAGTCCCACGGCGGGACACCATGGGAAGCTTCCTCCCTGACAGCAGCGCCTATGAGCTCCTGACCATCATAG GTCGAGGCCTGGAGGACTTGATGACCGTCAACCTTGCCAGATACAGACCCACAGGGGAACATGTAGCAATCCGTCGGATTGACCTGGAGTCCTGCACCAATGAAATGGTCAACTACCTGCAG gctgagCTCCATGTATCTAAGCTGTTCCACCACTCCAGCATCCTGCCCTACAGGAGCATCTTCATAGCAGAGAATGAGCTGTGGGTCATCTCTCCCTTCATGGCCTATG GGTCGGCCAGAGACCTCATCAGCAGCCACTTCACTGATGGGATGAATGAGCTGGCCATCGCCTACATCCTACTGGGCATGCTCAAAGCCCTGGACTACATCCACCACATGGGCTATGTACACCG GAGCGTGAAGGCCAGCCACGTGTTGATCTCGGTAGACGGTCAGGTGTGTATGTCTGGTCTGAGGAGCATCATCAGTCTGATCCGTCACGGCCAGCGGGCCAGAGTGGTCCATGACTTCCCCCAGTACAGCATCAAGGTGCTGCCCTGGCTCAGCCCAGAGGTGCTGCAGCAG aATCTGCAGGGATACGACTTCCGGTCAGACATCTACAGTCTTGGCATCACAGCCTGTGAGCTAGCCAATGGACATGTGCCCTTCAAAGACATGCCAGCCACACAG ATGTTGCTGGAGAAGCTGAACGGGACAGTCCCCTGTCTGTTGGacaccaccaccatccccccaGAGGAGCTGACCATGAAGCCCTCCCGCTCTGGGGCTGACTCTGGGATCTGTGAGGGCCCCAGCACCGGAGGGGCCCACCACTCTAACGGAGAGCCCTCCTCCTCGGGGAGCCACCCCTACAGTCGTACCTTCTCTCCCCACTTCCATGCTTTTGTGGAGCTGTGTCTACAGAGGGACCCAGAGAAGAG ATCAAGCGTCGGCCATCGGAGGCTCTGCCTGAGCTGTTTCGGCCCGTAA
- the LOC129833407 gene encoding ATP-dependent RNA helicase DDX42-like isoform X1: MNWSKGGPSGKRGFGFGGFSLGGGGGGGGGGGGGKKEELRVPQKSHTSFGGAGTAGGYGKNQQLPAFYKIGTKRANFDEENAYFEDDEEESSITDLPYIPAENSPTRQQFQSGGGSDSEDDPLDAFMAQVEDQAAKDMKKLEEKEKEKKVEKGIRDDIEEEDEQEAYFRYMAENPTAGLTAEDEDENIDYDSDGNPIAPTTKKIIMPLPPMDHSEIDYPPFERNFYNEHEELLSLTGTEVFELRHKLNLRVSGAAPPKLSTSFAHFGFDEQLMHIIRKSEYTQPTPIQCQGVPIALSGRDMIGIAKTGSGKTAAFIWPMLVHIMDQKELETGEGPIAVIVCPTRELCQQIHAECKRFGKAYSLRSVAVYGGGSMWEQAKALQEGAEIVVCTPGRLIDHVKKKATSLQRVTYLVFDEADRMFDMGFEYQVRSIASHVRPDRQTLLFSATFRKKIERLARDILVDPIRVVQGDIGEANEDVTQVVEIMPSGVEKWGWLTRRLVEFTSSGSVLIFVTKKANCDELATNLTQEGHSLGLLHGDMDQSERNKVIADFKKKSLPVLVATDVAARGLDIPSIRTVVNYDVARDIDTHTHRIGRTGRAGEKGVAYTLLTSKDTTFAGDLVRNLEGANQSVSKELMDLAMQNPWFRKSRFKGGKGKKLNIGGGGLGYRERPGLGAESSERSGGAAMGNYEGYSKSTGAMGDRMSAMKSAFQSQYKNHFVAASGMVPKLTTKSSSSSGWTSAGSLSSVPTGAPEGPDRPRGPPSLAMAPPAALGMGTKMAGFTSAGSLSSVSDSQATAPQGYAAPPSPREGPRDRHGDDRSRHGDGHYRDRRDRSERHSGGGERDRYGERDRHADRDRYGDKDRHGSSGRHGDSRNGDGSRRDRERDDCRGDRESGDRAESEGRGDRAEGKGDREEDSFAVPDPPKRKKSRWDN, encoded by the exons ATGAACTGGAGCAAGGGTGGCCCAAGTGGTAAGCGAGGGTTCGGGTTTGGAGGATTTtcccttggtggtggtggtggtggtggtggtggtggaggaggaggaaagaaagAAGAACTGCGCGTGCCTCAGAAATCCCACACGTCCTTCGGAGGCGCAGGGACAGCTGGAGGATATGGCAAGAACCAACAACTCCCTGCATTCTACAAGATAGGAACAAAAAGAGCCAATTTTGATGAAGAGAATGC GTATTTtgaagatgatgaagaggagtCAAGCATCACAGATTTGCCATATATCCCAGCTGAGAACTCCCCCACACGGCAACAATTCCAGTCTGGAGGGGGCTCAGACAGTGAGGATGATCCTCTTGATGCCTTCATGGCCCAAGTTGAG GACCAAGCAGCTAAAGACATGAAGAAACTGGAGGAAAAAGAGAAGGAAAAGAAGGTTGAAAA GGGTATACGTGATGACATTGAAGAGGAAGATGAACAA GAAGCCTACTTCCGCTACATGGCAGAGAATCCCACAGCTGGGCTGACCGCAGAGGACGAGGATGAGAACATAGATTACGACAGTGATGGGAATCCCATTGCCCCCACCACTAAGAAGATCATCATGCCCCTGCCCCCGATGGACCACTCTGAG ATTGACTACCCACCTTTTGAGAGGAACTTCTACAACGAGCATGAGGAGCTTCTCAGCCTGACAGGCACAGAGGTGTTTGAGCTGAGACACAAACTCAACCTGCGG GTGTCTGGTGCCGCCCCTCCTAAACTCTCCACCAGCTTCGCCCACTTTGGGTTTGATGAGCAGCTGATGCACATAATCCGCAAGTCGGAGTACACTCAGCCAACACCTATTCAGTGCCAG GGAGTTCCCATTGCCCTGAGTGGACGTGACATGATTGGTATTGCGAAAACTGGTAGTGGCAAGACTGCAGCCTTCATCTGGCCCATGCTAGTTCACATCATGGACCAGAAGGAACTGGAGACTGGAGAGGGGCCCATCGCAGTCATCGTGTGCCCCACCAGGGAGCTCTGTCAGCAG ATCCACGCGGAGTGTAAGCGTTTTGGGAAAGCCTACTCCCTGCGCTCGGTGGCGGTGTATGGAGGCGGCAGCATGTGGGAGCAGGCCAAGGCTCTTCAGGAGGGGGCAGAGATAGTTGTGTGCACCCCG ggtcgtctGATTGACCATGTGAAAAAGAAGGCCACCTCTCTGCAGAGAGTGACATACCTGGTGTTTGATGAGGCAGATAGAATGTTTGATATGGGCTTTG AGTATCAAGTGAGATCCATTGCCAGCCATGTCCGACCTGATCGACAGA CTCTTCTGTTCAGCGCCACCTTCCGTAAGAAGATTGAGAGGCTGGCTAGAGATATCCTGGTGGACCCCATCCGCGTGGTGCAGGGAGACATCGGGGAG GCAAATGAGGATGTGACCCAGGTAGTGGAGATCATGCCCAGTGGGGTGGAGAAGTGGGGCTGGCTGACCCGCCGCCTGGTGGAGTTTACCTCCTCTGGCTCTGTACTTATCTTCGTCACCAAGAAGGCCAACTGTGACGAGCTGGCCACCAACCTGACCCAGGAGGGCCACAGCCTGGGCCTGCTGCACGGAGACATGGACCAGAGTGAGAGGAACAAGGTCATCGCTGACTTCAAGAAGAAGAGTCTGCCCGTGCTGGTGGCCACCGACGTGGCAG CCCGTGGTCTGGATATCCCTTCAATACGCACAGTAGTGAACTATGACGTGGCTCGGGACATCGACACGCACACGCACCGAATTGGCCGAACAGGTCGTGCTGGAGAAAAGGGTGTTGCCTACACCCTTCTCACCAGTAAAGACACAACATTTGCAGGAGACCTTGTGCGTAACCTGGAGGGAGCCAATCAAAGCGTCTCTAAGGAACTGATGGACTTGGCAATGCAG AATCCCTGGTTCAGGAAATCACGCTTCAAGGGCGGCAAAGGAAAGAAGCTAAACATTGGAGGAGGTGGTCTGGGCTACAGAGAGAGGCCAGGATTGGGAGCTGAAAGTTCT GAGCGTAGTGGTGGTGCTGCCATGGGTAACTATGAGGGCTACAGCAAGTCTACCGGAGCCATGGGAGACCGCATGTCAGCAATGAAGTCAGCCTTCCAG TCTCAGTATAAGAACCACTTTGTGGCGGCGTCCGGCATGGTTCCTAAACTCACCACTAAGTCCAGTAGCTCTTCAGGCTGGACCAGCGCTGGAAGTCTGAGCTCCGTCCCCACCGGGGCCCCTGAGGGCCCAGACCGGCCCCGTGGGCCCCCCTCCTTAGCCATGGCACCTCCAGCAGCCCTCGGCATGGGCACCAAGATGGCAGGCTTCACCAGCGCCGGCTCCCTGAGCTCTGTGTCAGACAGCCAGGCCACTGCTCCTCAGGGGTATGCCGCCCCACCCTCACCCAGGGAAGGGCCCCGTGACAGACATGGTGATGACAGGAGTCGCCATGGAGATGGCCACTATcgtgacaggagagacaggagcgaGCGGCACAGTGGCGGGGGAGAGCGGGACCGCTATGGGGAGCGGGACCGGCACGCAGACCGCGACAGATACGGGGACAAGGATCGCCATGGCAGCAGCGGGCGCCATGGCGATAGTCGTAATGGAGATGGAAGTAGaagggacagagagcgagacgaTTGTAGAGGTGACAGGGAGAGTGGAGACAGGGCAGAGAGTGAAGGAAGGGGGGACAGAGCTGAGGGGAAAGGAGACCGAGAGGAAGACAGCTTTGCAGTCCCAGATCCACCAAAACGCAAAAAGAGTAGGTGGGACAACTAA
- the LOC129833407 gene encoding ATP-dependent RNA helicase DDX42-like isoform X2 produces the protein MAENPTAGLTAEDEDENIDYDSDGNPIAPTTKKIIMPLPPMDHSEIDYPPFERNFYNEHEELLSLTGTEVFELRHKLNLRVSGAAPPKLSTSFAHFGFDEQLMHIIRKSEYTQPTPIQCQGVPIALSGRDMIGIAKTGSGKTAAFIWPMLVHIMDQKELETGEGPIAVIVCPTRELCQQIHAECKRFGKAYSLRSVAVYGGGSMWEQAKALQEGAEIVVCTPGRLIDHVKKKATSLQRVTYLVFDEADRMFDMGFEYQVRSIASHVRPDRQTLLFSATFRKKIERLARDILVDPIRVVQGDIGEANEDVTQVVEIMPSGVEKWGWLTRRLVEFTSSGSVLIFVTKKANCDELATNLTQEGHSLGLLHGDMDQSERNKVIADFKKKSLPVLVATDVAARGLDIPSIRTVVNYDVARDIDTHTHRIGRTGRAGEKGVAYTLLTSKDTTFAGDLVRNLEGANQSVSKELMDLAMQNPWFRKSRFKGGKGKKLNIGGGGLGYRERPGLGAESSERSGGAAMGNYEGYSKSTGAMGDRMSAMKSAFQSQYKNHFVAASGMVPKLTTKSSSSSGWTSAGSLSSVPTGAPEGPDRPRGPPSLAMAPPAALGMGTKMAGFTSAGSLSSVSDSQATAPQGYAAPPSPREGPRDRHGDDRSRHGDGHYRDRRDRSERHSGGGERDRYGERDRHADRDRYGDKDRHGSSGRHGDSRNGDGSRRDRERDDCRGDRESGDRAESEGRGDRAEGKGDREEDSFAVPDPPKRKKSRWDN, from the exons ATGGCAGAGAATCCCACAGCTGGGCTGACCGCAGAGGACGAGGATGAGAACATAGATTACGACAGTGATGGGAATCCCATTGCCCCCACCACTAAGAAGATCATCATGCCCCTGCCCCCGATGGACCACTCTGAG ATTGACTACCCACCTTTTGAGAGGAACTTCTACAACGAGCATGAGGAGCTTCTCAGCCTGACAGGCACAGAGGTGTTTGAGCTGAGACACAAACTCAACCTGCGG GTGTCTGGTGCCGCCCCTCCTAAACTCTCCACCAGCTTCGCCCACTTTGGGTTTGATGAGCAGCTGATGCACATAATCCGCAAGTCGGAGTACACTCAGCCAACACCTATTCAGTGCCAG GGAGTTCCCATTGCCCTGAGTGGACGTGACATGATTGGTATTGCGAAAACTGGTAGTGGCAAGACTGCAGCCTTCATCTGGCCCATGCTAGTTCACATCATGGACCAGAAGGAACTGGAGACTGGAGAGGGGCCCATCGCAGTCATCGTGTGCCCCACCAGGGAGCTCTGTCAGCAG ATCCACGCGGAGTGTAAGCGTTTTGGGAAAGCCTACTCCCTGCGCTCGGTGGCGGTGTATGGAGGCGGCAGCATGTGGGAGCAGGCCAAGGCTCTTCAGGAGGGGGCAGAGATAGTTGTGTGCACCCCG ggtcgtctGATTGACCATGTGAAAAAGAAGGCCACCTCTCTGCAGAGAGTGACATACCTGGTGTTTGATGAGGCAGATAGAATGTTTGATATGGGCTTTG AGTATCAAGTGAGATCCATTGCCAGCCATGTCCGACCTGATCGACAGA CTCTTCTGTTCAGCGCCACCTTCCGTAAGAAGATTGAGAGGCTGGCTAGAGATATCCTGGTGGACCCCATCCGCGTGGTGCAGGGAGACATCGGGGAG GCAAATGAGGATGTGACCCAGGTAGTGGAGATCATGCCCAGTGGGGTGGAGAAGTGGGGCTGGCTGACCCGCCGCCTGGTGGAGTTTACCTCCTCTGGCTCTGTACTTATCTTCGTCACCAAGAAGGCCAACTGTGACGAGCTGGCCACCAACCTGACCCAGGAGGGCCACAGCCTGGGCCTGCTGCACGGAGACATGGACCAGAGTGAGAGGAACAAGGTCATCGCTGACTTCAAGAAGAAGAGTCTGCCCGTGCTGGTGGCCACCGACGTGGCAG CCCGTGGTCTGGATATCCCTTCAATACGCACAGTAGTGAACTATGACGTGGCTCGGGACATCGACACGCACACGCACCGAATTGGCCGAACAGGTCGTGCTGGAGAAAAGGGTGTTGCCTACACCCTTCTCACCAGTAAAGACACAACATTTGCAGGAGACCTTGTGCGTAACCTGGAGGGAGCCAATCAAAGCGTCTCTAAGGAACTGATGGACTTGGCAATGCAG AATCCCTGGTTCAGGAAATCACGCTTCAAGGGCGGCAAAGGAAAGAAGCTAAACATTGGAGGAGGTGGTCTGGGCTACAGAGAGAGGCCAGGATTGGGAGCTGAAAGTTCT GAGCGTAGTGGTGGTGCTGCCATGGGTAACTATGAGGGCTACAGCAAGTCTACCGGAGCCATGGGAGACCGCATGTCAGCAATGAAGTCAGCCTTCCAG TCTCAGTATAAGAACCACTTTGTGGCGGCGTCCGGCATGGTTCCTAAACTCACCACTAAGTCCAGTAGCTCTTCAGGCTGGACCAGCGCTGGAAGTCTGAGCTCCGTCCCCACCGGGGCCCCTGAGGGCCCAGACCGGCCCCGTGGGCCCCCCTCCTTAGCCATGGCACCTCCAGCAGCCCTCGGCATGGGCACCAAGATGGCAGGCTTCACCAGCGCCGGCTCCCTGAGCTCTGTGTCAGACAGCCAGGCCACTGCTCCTCAGGGGTATGCCGCCCCACCCTCACCCAGGGAAGGGCCCCGTGACAGACATGGTGATGACAGGAGTCGCCATGGAGATGGCCACTATcgtgacaggagagacaggagcgaGCGGCACAGTGGCGGGGGAGAGCGGGACCGCTATGGGGAGCGGGACCGGCACGCAGACCGCGACAGATACGGGGACAAGGATCGCCATGGCAGCAGCGGGCGCCATGGCGATAGTCGTAATGGAGATGGAAGTAGaagggacagagagcgagacgaTTGTAGAGGTGACAGGGAGAGTGGAGACAGGGCAGAGAGTGAAGGAAGGGGGGACAGAGCTGAGGGGAAAGGAGACCGAGAGGAAGACAGCTTTGCAGTCCCAGATCCACCAAAACGCAAAAAGAGTAGGTGGGACAACTAA